From Actinoplanes oblitus, a single genomic window includes:
- a CDS encoding RDD family protein: protein MTGYAGLVSRTLAYLIDTLTVGLLTGAGLTALAAVASVVGTEARKLAEMLLSGYLVFLPALLAVYCALFWSLAGRTPGMAVLGVRVVRSDGRPVRWFAALVRGLLLAYFPIGALWLLVDRRRQGLPDKVAMTTVIREG from the coding sequence ATGACCGGATACGCCGGGCTGGTCAGCCGGACCTTGGCGTACCTGATCGACACCCTTACCGTCGGGCTGCTGACCGGTGCCGGGCTGACCGCGCTGGCGGCGGTCGCGTCGGTCGTCGGCACCGAGGCGCGCAAGCTCGCCGAGATGCTGCTCTCCGGCTACCTGGTATTCCTGCCGGCCCTGCTGGCGGTGTACTGCGCGCTGTTCTGGAGCCTGGCCGGGCGCACTCCGGGGATGGCGGTGCTCGGCGTCCGGGTGGTCCGCTCCGACGGCCGCCCGGTGCGCTGGTTCGCCGCGCTGGTCCGCGGGCTGCTGCTGGCGTACTTCCCGATCGGCGCCCTGTGGCTGCTGGTCGACCGCCGCCGGCAGGGACTGCCCGACAAGGTGGCGATGACCACCGTGATCCGGGAGGGCTGA